The Streptomyces sp. NBC_00691 genome has a segment encoding these proteins:
- a CDS encoding type II toxin-antitoxin system PemK/MazF family toxin has product MSGGEVWWVQFDERRLVVLLSGDEPAGIRVMQVVTPAGVDLSGLGIEVRVGAGEGLPFEGVLRLAFSRPGFTPCTWLTTVSRDDLIERAAVLSSLKLNEIDDALRLADQAQEGTPATTAKLREMRDALRRGEPG; this is encoded by the coding sequence GTGTCTGGAGGCGAAGTCTGGTGGGTCCAGTTCGACGAGCGGAGGTTGGTCGTACTGCTGTCGGGAGACGAGCCGGCCGGGATCCGGGTGATGCAGGTCGTCACTCCGGCAGGCGTCGACCTCAGCGGTCTGGGCATCGAAGTGAGGGTCGGCGCCGGTGAAGGACTGCCGTTCGAGGGCGTGCTGCGGCTCGCGTTCTCGCGTCCGGGCTTCACCCCGTGCACGTGGCTGACCACGGTGTCCCGGGACGACCTGATCGAGCGGGCTGCCGTCCTGTCCTCCCTGAAGCTCAACGAGATCGACGACGCCCTCCGACTCGCTGATCAAGCGCAGGAGGGGACCCCGGCCACGACCGCGAAGCTCAGGGAGATGAGGGATGCCCTCCGTCGCGGTGAACCCGGGTAG
- a CDS encoding ATP-binding protein has protein sequence MIVWLNGTHGAGKTTTSALVQQLIPDSRVFDAEKVGETLMDVTPGLPTTDNFQHWPPWRPLVVETARHLLDYTGGTLVMPMTVLVEQYWREISRGLAQYAIPVRHFVLHADQDTLRGRIAGDTVLGPDSPFRLRHLEPYAEAARTWLHAEAEVVDTTHLTPAQAALRIAQAVKS, from the coding sequence ATGATCGTATGGCTCAACGGCACCCATGGCGCGGGCAAGACGACGACCAGCGCGCTCGTGCAGCAGTTGATCCCAGATTCACGGGTGTTCGACGCCGAGAAGGTCGGCGAGACGCTCATGGACGTCACGCCGGGGCTGCCGACGACGGACAACTTCCAGCATTGGCCCCCGTGGCGGCCCCTCGTCGTCGAGACCGCCCGCCACCTGCTCGACTACACCGGCGGCACGCTGGTGATGCCCATGACCGTCCTGGTCGAGCAGTACTGGCGGGAGATCAGCAGGGGGCTCGCGCAGTACGCCATTCCGGTGCGGCACTTCGTTCTCCACGCCGACCAGGACACCCTTCGCGGCCGTATCGCGGGCGACACCGTCCTCGGCCCCGACTCTCCGTTCCGCCTCAGACACCTTGAGCCCTACGCCGAGGCGGCGCGTACATGGCTGCACGCCGAGGCGGAGGTCGTCGACACGACGCACCTCACACCCGCCCAGGCCGCCCTGCGGATCGCACAGGCCGTCAAGAGTTGA
- a CDS encoding SpoIIE family protein phosphatase, with the protein MGTPTGSSCRGRRATGPARTSHGRTPRRRRASSTRDGAVRRRGRHLLLAGRPVHSNGLVHLAERARPGRGSGSGLRRVVQRGRTLRPGLVSGLIDGWEGRVKGHPEVPREQGSREQRGRSSPERRGRPEPDATDSEYSRRGVWDEAILEAVFAQSDVGLHVLDTNLRIVRVNAVTIGVLGLQADTMVGLPAADAYAPAGVRFNEEVLREILATGRPVIERRVTSIPPTDPRSRRVFSVSAHRLQDHAGHVLGLVVTSTDVTERERAQARLRLLHSARERIGSSLDVERTARELVEVTVPGFADWAVVALTDAVMRGKEPGLQARDSVPLLRCAAAGSAGTRAGVNLAVPEAGAILLPGVFGAALSATASSVMSAPGGLHAGTGIAAPLAVRGQIFGAVAFHRLAGAESYGPEDLDLVDGMAARTVTCLENALRFTREHIVMTALQSWPLRQERVTQRAVEVAQRHRSGGRGAGSWFDVIPLPGARVALVVGQVEQAGPSAVATMSRLRTAVNSLTTLDLDPHELLARLHATTLRLASEQEDPSDAGVPSASCTVAVHDPVGGRLDIARAGRSLFVVVHPDGTVATKAVDDGPLLGAEGPPFACSSLFLPEGSILCMASAAASVDDGPSTEAVVNALVHPGRTPEAMADDVDRLLAPDRVLLVARTRHLPASELAQWTIPFDFSEVATARSHVESCLRRWGHPADPFTVALVASELVTNAIRYGAAPITLRLIAQAPDPPDLPDARDVRDPSDSAGSTGLICEVSDTGPAAPHLRHARAVDEGGRGLLICATVAKNWGVRHSDDGKTVWAEI; encoded by the coding sequence ATGGGCACTCCGACGGGATCGTCGTGCAGGGGGCGGAGGGCGACTGGGCCGGCAAGGACATCACACGGGCGTACGCCGCGCCGGCGTCGTGCGTCATCCACCCGGGACGGTGCCGTCCGCCGACGGGGACGCCACCTTCTTCTCGCCGGCCGCCCCGTTCACTCGAACGGTCTAGTCCACCTCGCTGAACGTGCCCGCCCTGGGCGAGGCTCGGGATCAGGGCTGCGCCGAGTCGTCCAGCGCGGCCGCACACTTCGGCCTGGCCTGGTGTCCGGACTCATTGACGGGTGGGAGGGACGGGTGAAGGGACACCCCGAAGTGCCCCGCGAACAGGGGTCCCGCGAACAAAGGGGCCGCAGCAGCCCTGAGCGCCGTGGCCGACCGGAACCGGACGCCACCGACAGTGAGTACAGCCGCAGGGGTGTCTGGGACGAGGCCATCCTCGAAGCGGTCTTCGCTCAGTCGGACGTGGGACTCCATGTCCTGGACACGAATCTGCGTATCGTCCGCGTGAACGCTGTCACCATCGGCGTGCTCGGTCTCCAGGCAGACACCATGGTCGGACTGCCGGCTGCGGACGCGTACGCGCCCGCCGGGGTTCGTTTCAACGAGGAGGTGCTGCGGGAGATCCTCGCCACGGGACGCCCGGTGATCGAACGACGCGTCACGAGCATTCCACCCACCGATCCGCGGAGCAGGCGGGTCTTCTCGGTCTCCGCGCACCGGCTCCAGGATCACGCGGGGCACGTACTCGGCCTGGTCGTCACGAGCACGGACGTGACCGAACGCGAACGCGCACAGGCCCGGCTTCGACTGCTGCACAGCGCCCGCGAACGGATCGGCTCCAGTCTCGACGTGGAGCGCACGGCCCGTGAACTCGTCGAGGTGACGGTGCCCGGCTTCGCCGACTGGGCGGTGGTCGCGCTGACCGACGCCGTGATGCGGGGGAAGGAACCCGGCCTGCAGGCACGGGACAGCGTTCCGCTCCTGCGCTGTGCGGCGGCCGGGAGCGCGGGCACGAGGGCGGGCGTGAACCTGGCTGTTCCGGAGGCAGGGGCCATCCTGCTGCCGGGAGTCTTCGGCGCCGCCCTGTCAGCGACCGCCTCTTCGGTCATGTCGGCGCCGGGTGGACTCCACGCCGGTACCGGTATCGCGGCGCCATTGGCGGTTCGCGGGCAGATCTTCGGTGCCGTCGCCTTTCATCGGCTGGCGGGGGCCGAATCGTACGGACCCGAGGACCTCGACCTCGTCGACGGCATGGCAGCCCGTACGGTGACCTGCCTGGAGAACGCCCTGCGCTTCACCCGCGAACACATCGTGATGACGGCGCTGCAGAGCTGGCCGCTGCGCCAGGAGCGGGTCACCCAGCGGGCCGTCGAAGTCGCCCAGCGGCATCGGTCCGGCGGCCGCGGCGCCGGCTCGTGGTTCGACGTCATCCCGCTTCCGGGGGCGCGCGTCGCGCTCGTCGTGGGCCAGGTCGAGCAGGCGGGGCCGAGTGCCGTCGCCACCATGAGCCGGCTGCGCACCGCCGTGAACAGTCTGACCACCCTCGATCTCGACCCGCACGAACTGCTCGCACGGCTCCACGCCACCACCCTCCGGCTCGCCTCCGAACAGGAGGATCCGTCCGACGCGGGAGTGCCGAGCGCGAGCTGCACGGTCGCCGTGCACGACCCGGTCGGGGGGCGGCTGGACATCGCGCGGGCCGGCCGTTCGTTGTTCGTCGTCGTCCACCCCGACGGAACGGTCGCCACGAAGGCGGTCGACGACGGCCCCCTGCTCGGAGCCGAGGGGCCGCCCTTCGCCTGCTCCTCACTCTTCCTGCCCGAGGGAAGCATCCTCTGCATGGCCTCCGCGGCGGCCTCGGTCGACGACGGCCCGTCGACGGAAGCCGTCGTCAACGCCCTGGTCCACCCCGGACGCACCCCGGAGGCGATGGCGGACGACGTGGACCGGCTCCTGGCCCCCGACCGCGTGCTGCTGGTCGCCCGCACACGCCATCTGCCGGCGAGTGAACTGGCCCAGTGGACCATTCCCTTCGACTTCTCGGAGGTCGCCACGGCACGGAGTCACGTCGAGTCGTGCCTACGGCGGTGGGGACACCCCGCCGACCCGTTCACGGTGGCGCTCGTCGCCAGCGAACTCGTCACCAACGCCATCCGCTACGGCGCGGCCCCCATCACGCTCCGGCTGATCGCGCAGGCGCCGGATCCACCGGATCTGCCGGATGCGCGCGATGTGCGGGATCCATCGGATTCAGCAGGCTCGACAGGGCTCATCTGTGAGGTCAGTGACACCGGCCCGGCCGCCCCGCATCTCCGGCACGCCAGAGCCGTCGACGAAGGCGGCCGCGGACTGCTCATCTGCGCCACCGTGGCGAAGAACTGGGGCGTGCGCCACTCCGACGACGGCAAGACGGTGTGGGCGGAGATCTGA